The proteins below come from a single Mya arenaria isolate MELC-2E11 chromosome 8, ASM2691426v1 genomic window:
- the LOC128244963 gene encoding uncharacterized protein LOC128244963, producing the protein METKRKSLKYCCVCKGTFRGKVIDGRTVSLHRFPKNKRVKRVWIQRCKTVMKSFQWNGNKLLCSEHFVDRAGPSMLHTLPSRFPTASGTDKIFLSSALDENEQEPDTYDGDVNFQGKPFIATRLESESETPEDLQMPATEVGDHQNGDDAETSFIQESHKSNLDVSLNFHDYTCEPVPAPSAIRMIETQTCIPTMTIGTQTESVQTIRSISTQTGTCEQRGIGVQAMLPTLVYEDVMDNPSKLNFYTGIPNKGLFNALFDEMGDMQEKPQTRCRKSSGGRPRALRLIDEFFMVLMRLRLGLLVADLAARFCISQAACSRLLNKWIDYLDMKLDFLIMWPSKSAVKFNMPKLFRDKFPDTRVIIDCTEIKTETPRSLQLKSLITATINPILLGNL; encoded by the exons ATGGAAACGAAGAggaaatctttgaaatattgcTGTGTTTGTAAGGGAACTTTTCGTGGCAAAGTTATCGATGGTAGAACGGTCTCTCTTCATCGTTTTCCAAAGAATAAACGTGTTAAACGAGTCTGGATACAACGATGTAAGACTGTGATGAAAAGTTTTCAGTGGAATGGAAACAAACTGTTATGCAGTGAACATTTTGTTGATCGTGCGGGTCCGTCCATGCTCCATACCCTTCCATCTAGATTTCCGACTGCGTCAGGGactgacaaaatatttctaAGCTCA GCGCTTGATGAGAATGAACAAGAACCAGACACATACGATGGTGACGTAAACTTCCAAGGCAAGCCTTTCATTGCTACACGTTTGGAATCAGAATCAGAGACTCCTGAAGATCTTCAAATGCCAGCAACAGAAGTAGGAGATCATCAGAACGGTGACGATGCTGAGACGTCTTTCATACAAGAATCCCACAAATCCAACCTTGATGTTTCCCTAAATTTCCATGACTACACATGTGAACCGGTTCCAGCACCAAGTGCAATCAG GATGATTGAAACACAGACCTGTATACCGACGATGACGATAGGTACACAGACAGAATCGGTTCAAACAATTCGAAGTATTAGTACCCAAACTGGTACATGTGAGCAGAGAGGTATTGGAGTGCAGGCAATGCTTCCTACTCTAGTGTATGAGGATGTCATGGACAATCCGTCCAAACTGAACTTCTACACTGGAATACCAAACAAAGGATTGTTTAATGCTTTATTTGACGAAATGGGCGATATGCAGGAAAAACCTCAAACTCGATGTAGGAAGTCAAGTGGTGGTCGACCTAGGGCTCTACGACTTATTGATGAATTTTTCATGGTACTAATGAGATTAAGGTTAGGTCTATTAGTGGCTGATTTAGCAGCTAGATTTTGCATTTCACAGGCAGCCTGCAGCAGATTGTTGAATAAGTGGATTGATTATTTAGATATGAAATTAGATTTTTTGATTATGTGGCCATCGAAGTCAGCTGTAAAATTTAACATGCCAAAACTTTTTCGAGACAAGTTTCCAGACACTAGGGTTATTATTGACTGCACCGAAATCAAAACTGAAACACCGAGATCGCTGCAGTTAAAATCTTTGATTACAGCGACTATAAATCCCATATTACTTGGAAATCTTTAG